A genomic region of Streptosporangium lutulentum contains the following coding sequences:
- a CDS encoding SigE family RNA polymerase sigma factor yields MTDFTEYVAQRHERLRRTAYLLTRDWAIAEDLVQTALAKAWTVWRRIDGDPDPYVYRIIANTHASWWRRRWRGEVPTEVLPDQAIARDFTSDIGDRDTLWTAIGTLSGRQRAVVVLHYFEEMPLVQVADVLGCSVGAVKSQLGRALTRLRVDQGIQAMTGAER; encoded by the coding sequence ATGACCGATTTCACGGAGTACGTCGCGCAGCGCCACGAGCGCCTGCGAAGAACGGCGTACCTCCTCACCCGGGACTGGGCGATCGCCGAGGACCTGGTGCAGACGGCGCTGGCCAAGGCCTGGACCGTCTGGCGGCGGATCGACGGCGACCCCGACCCGTACGTCTACCGAATCATCGCGAACACGCACGCCTCCTGGTGGCGGCGGCGCTGGCGGGGGGAGGTCCCCACCGAGGTCCTGCCGGACCAGGCGATCGCGAGGGACTTCACGAGTGACATCGGCGACCGGGACACGTTGTGGACGGCGATCGGCACGCTGTCGGGTCGTCAGCGCGCGGTGGTCGTCCTGCACTACTTCGAGGAGATGCCCCTCGTCCAGGTGGCCGACGTGCTCGGGTGCTCGGTCGGGGCGGTGAAGAGCCAGCTCGGCAGGGCTCTCACCCGGCTCAGGGTCGATCAGGGGATTCAGGCGATGACGGGAGCGGAGCGATGA
- the lipB gene encoding lipoyl(octanoyl) transferase LipB, producing the protein MRQRPLSLIQDDLVDYEKAMERMADLVGLRQRDERPDTLWLLSHPQVYTVGRRTLEQHLPDPSHGIPVLSTGRGGQLTYHGPGQLVGYLIVKLGEDEGIVDYVREVELRLVEALDGLGVPAERRDTPPGSELLTGVWTKETGRKIASIGMRQSRSVTSHGFALNVDGDLTPWDWAVACGMPDVDMTSMGREAPAAATMDRVRAAVAGAFEAS; encoded by the coding sequence ATGAGGCAACGACCCCTGTCCCTGATCCAGGACGACCTGGTCGACTACGAGAAGGCCATGGAGCGGATGGCCGACCTGGTCGGCCTGCGGCAGCGTGACGAGCGACCCGACACGCTCTGGCTGCTCAGCCACCCACAGGTCTACACGGTCGGCAGGCGCACGCTGGAGCAGCACCTGCCCGACCCCTCCCACGGCATCCCCGTCCTGAGCACGGGCCGCGGCGGTCAGCTCACCTACCACGGCCCCGGCCAGCTGGTCGGGTATCTGATCGTCAAGCTCGGCGAGGACGAGGGGATCGTCGACTACGTCCGCGAGGTCGAGCTCAGGCTCGTCGAAGCGCTCGACGGGCTGGGCGTCCCGGCCGAGCGCCGCGACACCCCGCCCGGCTCCGAGCTGCTCACCGGAGTGTGGACGAAGGAGACGGGCCGGAAGATCGCCTCGATCGGCATGCGGCAGAGCCGCAGCGTGACCAGCCACGGGTTCGCCCTCAACGTCGACGGCGACCTGACCCCGTGGGACTGGGCGGTGGCCTGCGGCATGCCCGACGTCGACATGACCTCCATGGGGAGGGAGGCCCCCGCCGCCGCCACCATGGACCGGGTCCGGGCGGCGGTGGCGGGAGCCTTCGAGGCGAGCTGA
- a CDS encoding winged helix-turn-helix transcriptional regulator, whose protein sequence is MQRTRFGDMACSIARTLDVVGEPWSPLILRNVYVGITRFEQIQQSLGISRKVLAERLRWLVENGVLERQEYSSRPPRHEYTLTAKGLELCDLLLVMVRWGDRWTAGETGPPVLYRHHACGEISHVELHCSVCDLPMRATDVDVLPGPGAEAEAAPA, encoded by the coding sequence ATGCAGCGAACCCGGTTCGGCGACATGGCCTGCTCGATCGCCCGCACCCTGGACGTCGTCGGCGAGCCGTGGTCGCCGCTGATCCTGCGGAACGTCTACGTCGGCATCACCCGCTTCGAGCAGATCCAGCAGAGTCTGGGCATCTCGCGCAAGGTGCTCGCCGAGCGGCTCAGGTGGCTGGTCGAGAACGGCGTGCTGGAGCGGCAGGAGTATTCGAGCCGCCCGCCGCGCCACGAGTACACGCTCACCGCCAAGGGCCTGGAGCTGTGCGACCTGCTGCTGGTGATGGTGCGCTGGGGCGACCGGTGGACGGCGGGCGAGACCGGCCCGCCGGTGCTCTACCGGCACCACGCCTGCGGCGAGATCAGCCACGTCGAGCTGCACTGCTCGGTGTGTGACCTGCCGATGCGCGCCACCGACGTCGACGTGCTGCCCGGCCCCGGGGCGGAGGCCGAGGCTGCCCCCGCCTGA
- a CDS encoding M28 family peptidase, with the protein MAVILAIPLALTAPTTAASAAVPPDISLTAVKAHLTQLQSIATANGGNRAHGRPGYLASVNYVRGLLDGAGFTTTLQPFTYSGATGYNLIADWPGGDPNDVLMVGGHLDSVTVGPGINDNGSGSAAILETALEVSRQALAPTKHLRFAWWGAEELGLRGSQYYVNNLPAAERARIKGYLNFDMVGSSNPGYFLYDGDNSDGTGSGPGPAGSAQLEATLQSYFSSIGVPTRGTDFDGRSDYGPFISVGIPAGGTFTGAEGIKSSAQATLWGGTAGQAFDPCYHRACDTTSNVNDTALNRNADAIAYSVWTIATGTPPTQPTTVYSDTFETATGWTVNPGGTDTATLGAWERGDPAATTSSGAKQLGTTVSGTNDLVTGRLAGTAAGDYDLDGGTTSVRSPAITLPTGTLNLSFSWYLAHGSNASSADFLRVRVVGSTTTQVFQQLGAASNRNGAWATATANLSAFAGQSVRILIEAGDASGASLVEAGIDDVKITR; encoded by the coding sequence ATGGCAGTGATCCTGGCCATCCCACTGGCACTCACCGCACCGACAACGGCAGCGTCGGCCGCCGTCCCACCGGACATCTCCCTGACCGCCGTGAAAGCACACCTGACCCAGCTCCAGTCCATCGCCACCGCCAACGGCGGCAACCGCGCCCACGGCCGCCCGGGGTACCTCGCCTCGGTCAACTACGTCAGGGGCCTGCTGGACGGCGCCGGGTTCACCACCACCCTCCAGCCGTTCACCTACAGCGGCGCGACCGGCTACAACCTCATCGCCGACTGGCCGGGCGGTGACCCGAACGACGTCCTCATGGTCGGCGGGCACCTCGACAGCGTGACCGTGGGGCCGGGCATCAACGACAACGGCTCCGGCAGCGCCGCGATCCTGGAGACCGCGCTCGAGGTCTCCCGCCAGGCGCTGGCCCCGACCAAGCACCTCCGTTTCGCCTGGTGGGGAGCAGAGGAGCTGGGCCTGCGCGGCTCCCAGTACTACGTGAACAACCTCCCCGCCGCCGAGCGAGCCAGGATCAAGGGCTACCTCAACTTCGACATGGTCGGCTCGTCCAACCCCGGCTACTTCCTCTACGACGGCGACAACTCCGACGGCACCGGTTCGGGCCCCGGCCCGGCGGGCTCGGCGCAGCTGGAGGCGACGCTCCAGAGCTACTTCTCCTCGATCGGCGTGCCCACGCGGGGCACCGACTTCGACGGCCGTTCCGACTACGGGCCGTTCATCAGCGTCGGAATCCCGGCGGGCGGCACCTTCACCGGCGCGGAGGGCATCAAGTCCAGCGCTCAGGCCACCCTCTGGGGCGGTACGGCGGGGCAGGCGTTCGACCCCTGCTACCACCGGGCGTGTGACACCACGTCGAACGTCAACGACACCGCGCTCAACCGCAACGCCGACGCGATCGCCTACTCGGTGTGGACGATAGCCACGGGCACTCCGCCCACCCAGCCGACGACGGTCTACTCCGACACCTTCGAGACGGCGACCGGCTGGACGGTCAACCCGGGCGGCACCGACACCGCCACCCTCGGCGCGTGGGAACGCGGCGACCCCGCGGCGACCACCTCCAGCGGCGCCAAACAGCTCGGCACCACGGTCAGCGGCACGAACGACCTGGTCACCGGACGCCTGGCCGGCACGGCCGCCGGAGACTACGACCTCGACGGCGGCACCACCAGCGTCCGCTCACCCGCCATCACCCTGCCGACCGGCACGCTGAACCTGTCGTTCTCCTGGTATCTGGCACACGGCTCCAACGCCTCCAGCGCCGACTTCCTGCGGGTACGGGTCGTCGGCTCCACCACCACCCAGGTGTTCCAGCAACTCGGCGCGGCCTCCAACCGCAACGGCGCCTGGGCCACGGCCACCGCCAACCTCTCCGCCTTCGCCGGGCAGAGCGTCCGCATCCTGATCGAGGCCGGCGACGCCTCCGGCGCCTCCCTGGTCGAGGCCGGAATCGACGACGTCAAGATCACTCGGTAG
- a CDS encoding phosphotransferase family protein, which produces MPDALAAIRKWAGQPITETPIKGGLSHRIARLDAADGQRWLLRVLDPRVSEAGLGIPLDQEISNTLRAADAGVGPGVLHRMPGALLLEYLDGTTLNAHAVRTLTGPIAAACRRLHAGPRFVNDFSIFRKLDQFLDLCHTHGLPTPEGYEDLLPVVAEIERALAADPLPSVPCHNDLLPENFIRCGTEIRIVDYQLSGNNDPSFELGDIAAEADYDPDLTLRLARAYFGRDERRLTSRVRLNLIMSNLTWTLWFAVHHGLLREQAADADFDYDAEAADKFEQAVRDLDDPEFGLLIDDVRGSRPGSSPPAPPRRLE; this is translated from the coding sequence ATGCCAGATGCTCTCGCTGCCATCCGAAAATGGGCCGGACAGCCCATAACCGAGACACCGATCAAAGGTGGGCTCAGCCACCGGATCGCCCGGCTGGACGCGGCCGACGGACAGCGATGGCTGCTGCGAGTGCTCGATCCGCGGGTCTCCGAAGCGGGCCTCGGCATCCCCCTCGACCAGGAGATCTCCAACACGTTGCGCGCGGCCGACGCGGGGGTCGGCCCGGGGGTGCTGCACCGGATGCCCGGCGCCCTGCTGCTGGAGTATCTCGACGGGACCACGCTGAACGCGCACGCGGTGCGGACGCTCACCGGTCCCATCGCGGCCGCCTGCCGCCGCCTTCACGCCGGTCCCCGGTTCGTCAACGACTTCTCCATCTTCCGCAAGCTCGACCAGTTCCTCGACCTCTGCCATACCCACGGGCTCCCGACGCCCGAGGGTTACGAGGACCTGCTGCCGGTGGTGGCCGAGATCGAGCGCGCGCTGGCCGCCGATCCGCTCCCCTCGGTGCCGTGCCACAACGACCTGCTGCCGGAGAACTTCATCCGGTGCGGCACCGAGATCAGGATCGTCGACTACCAGCTCTCGGGGAACAACGACCCGTCCTTCGAGCTGGGTGACATCGCCGCCGAGGCGGACTACGACCCGGACCTGACCCTGCGCCTGGCCCGCGCCTACTTCGGCCGGGACGAGCGGCGGCTGACCTCCAGGGTCCGGCTCAACCTCATCATGTCCAACCTGACCTGGACCCTCTGGTTCGCCGTGCACCACGGGCTGCTGAGGGAGCAGGCGGCCGACGCCGACTTCGACTACGACGCCGAGGCGGCCGACAAGTTCGAGCAGGCCGTACGGGATCTGGACGACCCGGAGTTCGGGCTGCTCATCGATGACGTCCGAGGTTCGCGCCCCGGATCTTCACCCCCCGCACCACCAAGGAGGCTTGAGTGA
- a CDS encoding DUF899 domain-containing protein, translating to MNRPRVVSAQEWQVARDALLVKEKEHTRALDALAAVRRRMPMVRLDKDYRFTAPDRTEVGLADLFQGRRQLVVYHFMLEPGQDWLCGGCASFTDNIADQSHLNARDTTLILMARAPQEEIDLVRKRMNWTVPWYSSYGSDFNDDLGLGGGFGLSVLLRDGEEFFRTYFTNGRGVDRLRLDFNLLDLTPYGRQEEWEDSPEGWPQDPTMSWLRVRDEYGV from the coding sequence ATGAACCGTCCCCGGGTCGTCTCGGCGCAGGAATGGCAGGTCGCGCGGGACGCGCTGCTGGTGAAGGAGAAGGAGCACACCCGCGCGCTGGACGCGCTGGCCGCCGTACGGCGCAGGATGCCGATGGTCCGGCTGGACAAGGACTACCGATTCACCGCGCCCGACCGCACGGAGGTCGGGCTCGCGGACCTGTTCCAGGGCCGCCGCCAGCTGGTCGTCTACCACTTCATGCTCGAACCGGGCCAGGACTGGCTCTGCGGTGGCTGCGCCTCGTTCACCGACAACATCGCCGACCAGTCGCACCTCAACGCCCGGGACACCACGTTGATCCTCATGGCCCGCGCGCCGCAGGAGGAGATCGACCTCGTCCGGAAGCGGATGAACTGGACCGTGCCCTGGTACTCCTCCTACGGAAGTGACTTCAACGACGACCTCGGCCTGGGCGGAGGCTTCGGGCTGAGCGTGCTGCTGCGCGACGGCGAGGAGTTCTTCCGCACCTACTTCACCAACGGCCGCGGGGTGGACCGGCTCCGGCTGGACTTCAACCTCCTGGACCTGACCCCGTACGGCAGGCAGGAGGAATGGGAGGACTCACCGGAGGGCTGGCCGCAGGACCCGACCATGAGCTGGCTGAGAGTGCGCGACGAGTACGGGGTCTAG
- a CDS encoding M28 family peptidase, whose protein sequence is MRLNLRRSMVRTAALVTAIALPLAFTPPASASSIDVSDVLANVFATQIKGSNVKKHLDRFQEIANANGGNRAAGTPGHEASLAYVQDKLRKAGYKTSTTNVEFPLGWEELSPSVLQQTAPEAKTYANPADYVTVVSSGAGDVTAQVQGVDLILPPPPVSSSTSGCETADFAGFVPGRIALLQRGTCPFVDKATNAKAAGASGVIFFNEGQPGRTDPLLFDIVEWRFGFPIVMASTAVGQDLADSPNTTVRLKVDAKTTIGQSKNLIAESRWGRSDSVVMAGAHLDGVHEGAGINDNASGSGAILETALKLAKVPTKNRLRFAWWTAEELGLLGSDQYVAGLSAAERNKIRVYLNFDMIASSNDVSFIYDGDDSDAEGAGPGPVGSAQIEKRFERFYSQRRLPSKGTDFTGRSDYGAFIANGIPAGGLFTGAEGVKTAEEAAVFGGTAGIAYDPCYHAACDDINNISTAALDRNSKAVGYATAYYAYDLSSIPARTTAALSKVAAAPASRAPEGAAF, encoded by the coding sequence ATGCGCCTGAATTTACGACGCAGCATGGTTCGGACCGCCGCCCTGGTCACAGCCATCGCACTCCCCCTCGCCTTCACCCCACCGGCGAGCGCGTCCAGCATCGATGTCTCCGACGTTCTGGCCAACGTCTTCGCCACGCAGATCAAGGGCTCGAACGTCAAGAAGCACCTGGACCGCTTCCAGGAGATCGCGAACGCCAACGGCGGCAACCGCGCGGCGGGCACGCCCGGCCATGAGGCCTCCCTCGCCTACGTGCAGGACAAGCTCCGCAAGGCGGGGTACAAGACCTCCACGACCAACGTCGAGTTCCCGCTCGGCTGGGAGGAGCTCAGCCCCTCGGTGCTGCAGCAGACGGCCCCCGAGGCGAAGACCTACGCCAACCCGGCCGACTACGTGACCGTGGTCTCCTCCGGCGCGGGCGACGTCACCGCGCAGGTCCAGGGCGTCGACCTGATCCTCCCGCCGCCGCCGGTCTCCAGCTCCACCTCGGGCTGCGAGACCGCCGACTTCGCCGGGTTCGTCCCGGGCCGGATCGCACTGCTCCAGCGCGGCACCTGCCCGTTCGTGGACAAGGCCACCAACGCCAAGGCGGCCGGCGCGTCCGGAGTGATCTTCTTCAACGAGGGTCAGCCGGGCCGTACCGACCCGCTCCTCTTCGACATCGTCGAGTGGCGCTTCGGCTTCCCGATCGTGATGGCGAGCACCGCCGTCGGCCAGGACCTGGCCGACAGCCCGAACACGACCGTGCGCCTGAAGGTGGACGCCAAGACCACGATCGGCCAGAGCAAGAACCTCATCGCCGAATCCCGGTGGGGCAGGTCCGACTCGGTCGTCATGGCCGGCGCCCACCTGGACGGCGTGCACGAGGGCGCCGGCATCAACGACAACGCCTCGGGCAGCGGCGCCATCCTGGAGACCGCGCTCAAGCTGGCCAAGGTGCCCACCAAGAACAGGCTGCGCTTCGCCTGGTGGACCGCCGAGGAGCTGGGGCTGCTCGGCTCCGACCAGTACGTCGCGGGTCTCTCCGCCGCCGAGCGGAACAAGATCCGGGTCTACCTGAACTTCGACATGATCGCCTCGTCCAACGACGTCAGCTTCATCTACGACGGTGACGACTCCGACGCCGAGGGCGCGGGCCCCGGCCCGGTGGGCTCCGCCCAGATCGAGAAGCGCTTCGAGCGGTTCTACAGCCAGCGCCGCCTGCCGTCCAAGGGCACCGACTTCACCGGCCGCTCCGACTACGGCGCCTTCATCGCGAACGGCATCCCGGCGGGCGGGCTCTTCACCGGCGCCGAGGGCGTCAAGACCGCCGAGGAGGCCGCCGTCTTCGGCGGCACGGCGGGCATCGCCTACGACCCCTGCTACCACGCCGCGTGCGACGACATCAACAACATCAGCACCGCCGCTCTCGACCGCAACTCCAAGGCCGTCGGCTACGCCACCGCGTACTACGCCTACGACCTCTCCTCCATCCCCGCCCGCACCACGGCGGCCCTCTCCAAGGTCGCCGCGGCGCCCGCCTCGCGGGCACCCGAAGGCGCGGCCTTCTAA
- a CDS encoding PspC domain-containing protein, with translation MHRSRNHKIIAGVCGGIADSIGIPPTIVRVLWLLFSLIPGPLWVAYVLLWIFMPKAPAAQY, from the coding sequence ATGCACCGTTCCAGAAACCACAAGATAATCGCCGGCGTCTGCGGCGGGATCGCGGACAGCATCGGCATTCCGCCCACGATTGTCCGGGTGCTGTGGCTGCTGTTCTCGCTCATCCCGGGTCCGCTCTGGGTCGCCTACGTCCTGTTGTGGATCTTCATGCCCAAGGCGCCCGCAGCCCAGTACTGA
- a CDS encoding amino acid permease, whose translation MTKPTPVDDDTRRLAELGYKQELSRTWSGFSNFAISFSIISILAGCFTTFGQAWNNGGPVAISWGWPLISIFILIIGLCMSELVSAYPTAGGIYWWAAKMGRPIHGWFTGWFNLIGLIAVTASVDYGCATFLNITLNRFFPGWDPTLTNAFILFAVILVLHGLINVFSHRLIATLQNVSVWWHVFGAAVVVLILVFGPDSHQSMSFVFTETINNSGFSDSSYWFYVLPLGFLLTQYTITGFDACAHVSEETQGASTAAARGLWQSIFYSAIGGWVLLLAFLFAATDVNAVNDAGGFVGAIFDSALPGNLATAIFAISTIGQFFCGMSCVTSMSRMTYAFSRDGAIPGWRLWSRVDANRTPVNAIVFGCTAALILTLPALYEAPGGLPLAFYAVVSVAVIGLYIAFAIPIWLRLRMGDRFQPGPWTLGAKYKVMCWIAIVEIAVVSVYFIMPLVPAAVPFSADFTWTAVNYAPIVVGVMVLAVGLWWALSARHWFTGPRRTVDAADAADSAGPADQAGMETIG comes from the coding sequence GTGACCAAGCCAACACCGGTCGACGACGACACCAGACGACTCGCCGAACTCGGTTACAAGCAGGAGCTCTCCAGAACCTGGAGCGGCTTCTCCAACTTCGCCATCTCCTTCTCGATCATCTCCATCCTGGCCGGGTGCTTCACCACCTTCGGCCAGGCCTGGAACAACGGCGGTCCCGTCGCCATCTCGTGGGGCTGGCCGCTGATCTCGATCTTCATTTTGATCATCGGTCTGTGCATGTCGGAGCTGGTGTCGGCCTATCCGACCGCCGGCGGCATCTACTGGTGGGCCGCCAAGATGGGCAGGCCGATCCACGGCTGGTTCACCGGGTGGTTCAACCTCATCGGCCTGATCGCGGTGACGGCCTCGGTCGACTACGGCTGCGCGACCTTCCTGAACATCACCCTCAACCGGTTCTTCCCCGGCTGGGACCCCACCCTGACCAACGCGTTCATCCTGTTCGCGGTCATCCTCGTGCTGCACGGCCTGATCAACGTCTTTTCCCACCGGCTGATCGCGACGCTGCAGAACGTCTCGGTGTGGTGGCACGTGTTCGGCGCCGCGGTGGTCGTGCTGATCCTGGTCTTCGGCCCCGACTCGCACCAGTCGATGTCGTTCGTCTTCACCGAGACGATCAACAACTCCGGCTTCTCCGACTCGTCCTACTGGTTCTACGTGCTGCCGCTCGGCTTCCTGCTGACCCAGTACACGATCACCGGGTTCGACGCGTGCGCGCACGTGTCGGAGGAGACCCAGGGCGCCTCCACCGCCGCCGCCCGGGGACTGTGGCAGTCGATCTTCTACTCGGCGATCGGCGGCTGGGTCCTGCTGCTGGCCTTCCTGTTCGCCGCCACCGACGTGAACGCGGTCAACGACGCGGGCGGCTTCGTCGGCGCCATCTTCGACAGCGCGCTCCCCGGCAACCTGGCCACGGCGATCTTCGCGATCTCCACCATCGGCCAGTTCTTCTGCGGGATGAGCTGCGTGACCTCGATGTCCCGGATGACCTACGCGTTCTCCCGGGACGGCGCGATCCCCGGCTGGCGCCTGTGGTCGAGGGTGGACGCCAACCGGACCCCCGTCAACGCGATCGTCTTCGGCTGCACGGCCGCGCTGATCCTCACCCTGCCCGCGTTGTACGAGGCCCCCGGCGGCTTGCCGCTGGCCTTCTACGCGGTCGTGTCGGTGGCGGTCATCGGCCTCTACATCGCCTTCGCGATCCCGATCTGGCTCCGGCTGCGGATGGGCGACCGGTTCCAGCCGGGTCCCTGGACGCTGGGGGCGAAGTACAAGGTCATGTGCTGGATCGCCATCGTCGAGATCGCCGTCGTCTCCGTCTACTTCATCATGCCGCTGGTCCCGGCCGCCGTGCCGTTCAGCGCCGACTTCACCTGGACCGCGGTCAACTACGCGCCGATCGTGGTCGGCGTGATGGTGCTGGCCGTGGGCCTGTGGTGGGCGCTGTCGGCCAGGCACTGGTTCACCGGCCCGCGCCGTACGGTCGACGCGGCCGACGCGGCCGACTCGGCCGGCCCCGCGGACCAGGCCGGAATGGAGACGATCGGCTGA
- the nadE gene encoding ammonia-dependent NAD(+) synthetase, whose product MTDTASISLQQEIARDLQVSVSFDVRQEIERRVAFLADQLTSTGLRSLVLGISGGVDSTTTGRLCQLAVERVRATGRESTFFAMRLPYGAQADEKDAQLALEFIRPDRVLTVDVKSASDAALEAVLAGGTVFRDAHHQDFSHGNIKARQRMIAQFTVANAHEGLVVGTDHAAEAVSGFFTKFGDGAADVVPLTGLTKRRVRAVSQALGAPSALIHKTPTADLETLNPGRSDEEALGVTYDDIDDFLEGKPVDEAAFAAIVRRYRLTDHKRRLPIAP is encoded by the coding sequence GTGACCGATACGGCGTCCATATCCCTGCAGCAGGAGATCGCTCGGGATCTTCAGGTGAGCGTGTCCTTCGATGTGCGGCAGGAGATCGAGCGCCGGGTGGCCTTCCTCGCCGACCAGCTGACCTCCACGGGCCTGCGCTCGTTGGTGCTGGGCATCAGCGGCGGTGTGGACTCCACGACCACGGGCAGGCTGTGCCAGCTCGCGGTCGAGCGAGTCCGTGCCACCGGGCGGGAATCGACGTTCTTCGCGATGCGGCTACCGTACGGTGCCCAGGCCGACGAGAAGGACGCACAGCTGGCGTTGGAGTTCATCCGGCCCGACCGGGTCCTGACCGTCGATGTGAAGTCCGCCAGCGACGCCGCCCTGGAGGCGGTGCTGGCCGGCGGCACGGTCTTCCGCGACGCGCACCACCAGGACTTCTCGCACGGCAACATCAAGGCCCGGCAGCGCATGATCGCTCAGTTCACGGTGGCGAACGCGCACGAAGGACTGGTCGTGGGCACCGACCACGCCGCTGAGGCGGTATCCGGCTTCTTCACCAAGTTCGGCGACGGCGCGGCCGACGTGGTTCCGCTCACCGGCCTCACCAAGCGGCGCGTACGGGCCGTGTCGCAGGCTCTGGGTGCGCCGTCCGCGCTGATTCACAAGACCCCGACCGCGGACCTGGAGACGCTGAACCCGGGCAGGTCCGACGAGGAGGCGCTCGGCGTCACCTACGACGACATCGACGACTTCCTGGAAGGCAAGCCGGTCGACGAGGCCGCCTTCGCGGCCATCGTCCGCCGCTACCGGCTCACCGACCACAAGCGGCGGCTGCCGATCGCCCCCTGA
- a CDS encoding undecaprenyl-diphosphate phosphatase — translation MGWFEAVVLGLVQGLTEFLPISSSAHIRVVSALAGWQDPGAAFTAVIQLGTEAAVVIYFRKELWEIISTWVRALWTPALRSHHAARMGWYLIVGTLPIAILGLAFKDSIETAFRDLRLIGTTLIVFGLILWFADRTARNKLTLQKNLSFTHALVYGFAQSLALIPGVSRSGGTTSAGLLLDYRREEAAKYSFLLAIPAVLASGLLELFEIGEGKAPDWGPTILATVISFIVGYAAVAWFLKYISTHRFTGFVIYRIALGLLIIGLVAFGVLTPNA, via the coding sequence ATCGGCTGGTTCGAAGCGGTGGTCCTCGGGCTCGTTCAGGGATTGACGGAATTCCTGCCGATCTCCTCCAGTGCCCACATCAGGGTCGTATCGGCCCTGGCGGGCTGGCAGGACCCCGGAGCCGCGTTCACCGCGGTGATCCAGCTCGGCACCGAGGCCGCGGTGGTGATCTACTTCCGCAAGGAGCTCTGGGAGATCATCTCCACCTGGGTCCGGGCACTGTGGACCCCCGCCCTTCGCAGCCACCACGCGGCCCGGATGGGCTGGTATCTGATCGTCGGCACCCTCCCGATCGCCATCCTCGGCCTGGCCTTCAAGGACTCCATCGAAACCGCCTTCCGTGACCTGCGCCTGATCGGCACCACGCTGATCGTCTTCGGCCTGATCCTCTGGTTCGCCGACCGCACCGCCCGCAACAAGCTCACGCTGCAGAAGAACCTCAGCTTCACCCACGCGCTGGTCTACGGCTTCGCCCAGTCGCTCGCCCTGATCCCCGGCGTCTCCCGCTCCGGTGGCACCACCAGCGCCGGTCTGCTGCTGGACTACCGTCGCGAGGAGGCCGCGAAGTACTCCTTCCTGCTGGCCATCCCGGCCGTGCTCGCCTCCGGCCTCCTGGAACTGTTCGAGATCGGCGAGGGCAAGGCCCCCGACTGGGGTCCGACGATCCTGGCCACCGTGATCTCGTTCATCGTGGGCTACGCCGCGGTGGCGTGGTTCCTGAAGTACATCAGCACCCACCGCTTCACCGGCTTCGTGATCTACCGGATCGCCCTGGGCCTCCTCATCATCGGCCTGGTGGCCTTCGGCGTCCTGACCCCCAACGCCTAG